The DNA region TTGCGAAGCGGTCATCGGCGATTTTGCTTGCGCGGCCGGGATTTGCTCTTACGCTCCCAAGTCCTTTGGCAGTCTGAGGGGGCTTTGAAATGCCAAGGACTATCCTGCTTTCGGGCAGCGCGCTGGCGCTCGCCCTCACCGGACAGGCTTTCGCGCAGCAGCGCGCGGCCTTCCCGTCCGAACCGCCGAGCCATGCCGAGGCCGGCCAGTGCTACAGCCGCGTCCATCACGACGCGCAGTACAACACGATCCGCGAGACCGTGGTCGTCGCCGACGGCTACGAGAGCTACGAGATCTGGGTCAATGGCCGCCGGGTGGACAGCCATGTCGTCGAGCCGGTGCTGGATACGCGCAGCCAGCAATACGTCTCGCGCGAGGCGGCGATGCGCTACCGCGTCACCGAGCCGGTCTACGAGACCGTCACCGAGCGCGTCCAGGTGCAGCCGGCCTATTCGCGCTACGAGATCGAGCCGGCCCGCCACGAGACGGTGAGCGAGCGCGTGCTGGTGCGCGAGGCGCGCCTGGTGTGGCGGCGCGGCTATGTCGAGGGCGCGCGCTCCTACCGCCACGATCCGGAAACCGGCGAGGTCTGGTGCCTGATCGAGGAACCGGCCGAGTACCGCACGATCACGCGCAGCATCGTCGCCGAGCCCGCGCAGGTGCGCGAGGTGCCGGTCGAGGCGCGCTACCAGACGATCGAGCGCGAGGTGCTGCGCCACCCCGCCACGGTCGAGGAAGTGCCGATCCCGGCCCAGTACGCCAGCTACGAGTACCGCACGGTCCTGCACCCGGCCGAGGTGCGCGCGCGCTATGTCGAGGAGCGCACCGACGTGCTGGAGCGCTACGAACTCGTCGCGCCCGAGCGCTATGAGTGGCAGCGCGTGGAATGTGCCGAGATCGATTTCAGCCGGCACGGGCAGGAAGGCTACCAGTCCAGTTCCGCGCCCGCTTCCGGCGGTCACGGCTACGAGGGCCGGCCGGTCGCCGCGCTGAGCGGGGGCGGCCAGGACGCCACCCTGCATCCCGGCGCGCCGCAGCGCTGGCGCCCGGCGCGCGAGAACTGACATGCGCCGTCTTCTCGCACCGGCGCTTTTCGCCGCGAGCCTTGCCTTCACCGCTCCGGCGCACGGCGTGCAGCCCGTCGACGGGGTGCCGGTGACGCTGGAACTCAATGAGGCCGGCCACGAGATCGTGCTGTGGACGCGCACCAATTCGGAAGGCGTGGCGCGCATCCGCCTGCGCCGTTCGGGCGAGTACACGCTCTATCTCGATCCCGGCTTCCGCGGCCAGGCGGAGATCCGCCTGCACGCCGGGCAGATGGATGTCGCCCGGCCGGTGCGCGTGACCGGGGACGCCGACGAGCGCGTTCCCGTCGTCAGCTTCTCCGGGGAAGAGGGCGCGGTGGTGGAGATCCACATCGAGCGCTGAGACGGCGTGAGACGGGGGAGGCGGGCGCCGCATGCGGCCGCGCCCGGTCCCGTGCGCGTTCAGAAATAGCCCTCGCGCTTCTTCTTCTCCATCGAGCCGGCCTCGTCGTGATCGATCAGGCGCCCGGCCCGTTCCGAGCTGCGCGCGGTGAGCATCTCCATCACAATGTCCTCCACGCTCCTCGCCTCCGAGCGCACCGCACCGGTCAGCGGATAGCAGCCGAGCGTGCGGAAGCGCACCTGCTCCATGCGGGGCGTCTCGCCGTTCAGCGGGAAGCGGTCGTCATCGACCATCAGCAGCGTGCCGTCGCGCTCGACCACCGGGCGCCGGTCCGCGAGATAGAGCGGCACGATCGGGATGTCCTCTTCCAGGATGTACTGCCAGATGTCGAGCTCGGTCCAGTTCGACAGCGGGAAGACGCGAATGCTCTCGCCCGGCTTCACGCGCGTATTGTAGGTGCGCCACAGTTCCGGGCGCTGGTTGCGCGGGTCCCAGCCGTGATGGGCGTTGCGGAAGGAGAAGACGCGCTCCTTGGCGCGCGACTTCTCCTCGTCGCGCCGCCCGCCGCCGAAGGCCGCGTCGAACCTGCCGGCGTCGAGCGCCTGCAGCAGGGCGTCGGTGCGCATCACCTGGGTGTGCAGGGCCGAGCCGTGCCGGAACGGATCGATTCCCTTGGCTCGCCCCTCCTCGTTGACGTGCACGCGCATGTCGAGTCCGAGCTTGCCGGCCAGCGCGTCGCGGAACGCGCCCATGGCGGCGAATTCCCACAGCGAGTCGATGTGCAGGAAGGGAAAGGGCGGCAAGGACGGCCAGAACGCCTTCATCGCCAGATGCAGCATCACCGTGGAGTCCTTGCCGATCGAGTAGAGCATGACCGGGCGCTGAAACTCGGCGGCGACCTCGCGCATGATGTAGATCGCCTCCGCCTCGAGCTGCGCGAGGTGGCGCGAGAGCGGGCGGGCGCGCCCGGGCCGCTCGCGCCAGCGCCGGGCGTAGGCGCCGATGGCCCGCTCCATGGTCCCGGCCTCGTCGGTCATGTCGGCTCCCTCACGGATTGCAGGCCGGGCATTCGCCCGGTTCGGCATGGGTCCTGGCATCGCGCCGCGCGCGCTCGGCCTCGTGCCCGCAGGCACTGCAGCGCAGGAGTTCGGCCCGCGCGAGCCCGGTCGGCGTCCCGCAATCGATGCAGGCGAGCCCGGCAAGCGCGCGCTCGAATCCGAAGCCCGGCTCCCCGCAGGCCGGACAGGGCGTGGCGAGCGCCCCGGCAAGCGTGCGCGCGAGCGCGGCGATCTCGCCCATGCGCGTCGGGTTCATGTGCGCGCGCATGTCGGTCTCCACCCGCACCGGCCGGTGTCCCGGGTCGAGAGCCTCCGACAGGCCGGCGCGTCCGGCAATCCCTTTCGTGAAGCGCCCGTCGGCGTGGGCGACGATGAGTGCATGGCCGGGAAACCTCGCCCGCGACAGGAAGGCCTCCAGCCGCGCCTCGTCCGCCGGCCAGTCCAGGCTCGCGAAATTGGTCTCGAGCGATCTGCGCGCCTGGACGATCTCGCGCCCCGACGCCGCGTCGATCACCAGGAGCAGCTCGCGCGCGCAGGGCAGGAAGCCGAGCACGGGATCGGGTCCGAACGCCCCTTCGCTGGCGATCGCGATCGCGCCCCGGGCCGCGGCGATGTCCAGGGCCGCCCGCGCCTTCGCCCGCGCCGCCTCCAGCATGGATCCGGTCCGCTCCACCTCGCCGGTGAAGGTCCCGAACCGGTCGGTGTCCAGCTCGAGGACTTCCGCCGCAAGTCCGATGCCGGCAAGGGCGGGCAGGATCGCCGCGCCCTTGCCGTGCATCGTGGCCACGAGGACGCGCCGGCCCGTCCAGGGATGGACCGGCGCTGCCCCCATTACTGGCCCTGGCCGAGCGAGTAGCCGGGCTCTCCGTCGAAATTGTACAGATGCTCGGTCTTGATGAAGTCGATCCCGGCGCGGGCCAGGCGCGTGATCAGCTCGGCGACCATGCCCCGGTTGCCGGTCTCGGCGAACATGTAGCGGCAGCGCCAGTGATCGGTCTTGAAGGTTTCCGGCTGACCGGACGGCCAGACCTTGGTGCCCCGGTTGGTGATCATCTTCAGTTCCAGGTAATCGGGATAATCGACCGCCTTGAGCTTCCCGGCGAGCTCGTCCGGGTCCTGGCCGGCCCAGTGGACGAAGACGTCGATGCCCACGAGGTCCTTCTTCTGCGGCCTCGGACGCACGGCCAGCGGCACCGCCGGTCCCTTCTTGTCCTTCTCGTAGGTCTGGGCCGGCAGGGTGGAGGGGCGCTGGCCGAGACGCTCGATCACCGCGTCGGCGAACGCGCTGGTCGAGACTTTGCGCGTGGAGGTCTCCTCGTTGAAGATGTCGTAGGTGTGGATGCCGTCCTCGATCGTCTTTAGCCAGGCATTGTGGACCTTCTCGGCGACTTCGGGCTGGCCGATATGGACCATCATCTGCACGCCCGCGAGCAGCAGCCCGGTCGGGTTGGCGACGTTCTGGCCGGCGCGGCGCGGGGCGGAGCCGTGGATGGCCTCGAACATGGAGCAGTACTCGCCGATATTGGCGGAACTGCCGAGGCCCACCGAGCCGGTGATCTCGGCGGCGACGTCGGACAGGATGTCGCCATACAGGTTGGCCATCACGATGACGTCGAACTGGTTCGGGTTGGCGGCGAGCTTGGCCGCGCCGATATCGATGATCCAGTGCTCGTTCTCGAGGTCCGGATAGTCCCTGGCCACCTCGTCGAAGACCTTGTGGAACAGGCCGTCGGTCAGCTTCATGATATTGTCCTTGGAGAAGCAGGTGACCTTCTTGCGCCCGTTCGCGCGGGCGTATTCGAACGCGTAGCGCACGATGCGCTCGGTGCCCGGACGCGAGAACAGCTTCAGGCACTGATAGACCTCGTCGGTCTGGCGGTGCTCGATGCCGGCATAGAGGTCTTCCTCGTTCTCGCGCACGATCACCACGTCCATGCCGGGATGCTTGGTGGCGATGAAGGGGTGCATGGCCGCGCACGGGCGCACGTTGGCGAACATGCCCAGCGACTTCCTGACCGTCACGTTGAGCGACTTGTAGCCCCCGCCCTGGGGCGTGGTGATCGGGGCCTTGTAGAACACGCCCGTCTGGCGCAGGGACTCCCAGCTTTCCGGCTCGATCCCGGCCGAATTGCCCTTCAGATAGACCGACTCCCCGATCTCGATGGTTTCCGGCGCGATGGCCGCGCCTGCAGCCTCCAGGATGCGCAGGCTCGCCTCCATGATCTCCGGGCCGATGCCGTCGCCATAGGCCACGGTGATCGGGACGGGCTTCACGGAACCGGACGAGGCGGCATCGGTCTTGGTCTGGACGTTCATCTCTGGAGCAACTCCCTTGCTGTCGACGGATCGCCGCGGACATTGCCCGAGCGCCTGAAATGTTGAAAATTGATAGTCATCGACCTTTTAATGAGAAAAACTCATCCATGAGCGACAGCCTCGATCCCGACTGCCTGCGCGCCTTCGCCGCCGTGGCCCGGTCGGGGAGCTTCACGCGTGCCGGCGAGACCCTGTTCCGCAGCCAGTCGGCGATCTCGCTGCAGATCCGGCGGCTGGAGGAGCGGCTGGGCGAGCGCCTGTTCCGGCGCAGCGCGCGCCGGGTGACGCTGACACCGGCCGGCGAGCGGCTGAACGTCTACGCCACCCGCCTGCTCGCGCTGCAGGAGGAGACGCTGGCGGCCTTCCGCGATCCGGACATTTCCGGAGTGGTGCGCCTGGGCACGCCGGAGGACTTCGCCACCTCCCACCTGCCCGGCGCGCTCGCCCGCTTCGCCAGGGCCTATCCCAAGGTCCAGCTGGAGGTGGAATGCGATCTCACGCTGAGCCTCGTCGACCGCTTCCGGGCGGGCCGGCTGGACGTCGCGCTCATCAAGCGCGAGCCGGCCGCGACGCTGGAGGGCCACCGCGTCTGGCGCGAGCCGCTCGTTTGGGTCGGGCGCGATCCCGGCGCGCTCTGCCCGGCCGGCGAGGCCGTGCCGCTGGTGGTCAATCCCGAGCCCTGCGTCTACCGCAAGCGCGCATTCGACGCGCTCTACCGCGCCGGGCGCCGGCCGCGGGCGGCCTATGTCTGCGGATCGCTCGCCGGATCGCTGGCCGCGGTGCGCGCCGGGCTCGGCATCACGGTGCTGCCCCGCGACATGGCCCCGCCCGACCTCGCCACGGACCATGGCGAGACGCTGCCCCTGCTGGACGACACCGAGATCGTGCTGGTCACCGCCGCCGACGCCAGCGCCAGCGCACGCCGCCTCGCCGACTTCCTGGAAGACGAGCTGGAAGCGCAGGCCGGAACACCGTTCGCGCAGGAAAAAGCCGGGGCCTGACGGCCCCGGCTTCGAGAGCGCTGAACGGGGAACTCAGTAGGCGACGTTGACGCCTACGAAGATCTCCCGACCGATAACCCCGACCGGATAGGACACCGAGGTCAGGATCGGGTCTTCCTCGAACACGTTGTTCACACCGCCATAGACCTGCACGCGATCGTCGATGGTGTAGGAGCCCGAGATGTCGTGGCGCCAGATCTCGCCGGTCCAGGCATTCTCGAAATTGTCGACATTCTCGATCTCGAGACGCGGCGTGATCTCCAGGAACTCGCCATAGTAGCGGGACTGCCAGTTGATCGTCAGATCGCCCCACACCCAGCGCGCGCCGAGATTGACGACATCGGCGGGCTGACCGTTCTCGTAGAGGAGATCGTTCACGATGGTCGCGTCCGTGGGGTCCTCGAAGCGCTCGAGCTTCTCGGTGTGATTGCCCACGACGCTCAGGGCCAGGCTGCCATAGGGATCGAGCGGCGCGAACACGTCGCCGAGCTCGAAGGTCCAGACGACCTCGTAGTCGAACCCGCTCGTCTGGACCGAGGCGAAGTTGAGCTGCGTCGTGGTGAACGTCTCGAAGCCCAGGAAGGTCGGCGAGGCGGGATCGCGATCACGCGAGAACAGGTCGCAGAACTGGTTCGGGAAGGTCGTCGCGTCGTAGCAGGCGTTGACGATCTGCTGGAGCCCGGGAGCGGCGATCGCGTCCTCGATCTCGATGTCATAATAGTCGAGCGTGAATGTCAGCCCTTCGAGGAAGGAGGGCTGGAACACGAAGCCGATCGTTCGGGTATCGGCCGTTTCGACATCGAGATTCGGGTTGCCGCCGGTGAAGCCGGAGATGCGCGCGGTCAGCGGATCGGTGAACCCCGACGGAATGCCGTCCGCGGCGCAGTTGGCGGGCCGGTTGGACGTTCCGTTGTTGATCTCACCCGCATCGCACGGATCGGTAGGCCGGGCGGTCGTCGCCTGGAGCGGCGAGAACAGCTCGTTGATGTTCGGCGCGCGAACCGTCTGCGAGAGCGTCCCGCGGAAGCGCAGGTCCTGATGCGGCGCCCAGCTGAGACGGGTATTCCAGCTCTCGGTTCCGCCGAGCGTGGAATATTCCGAATAGCGATAGGCGCCCTCGAGGGTCAGTTCCTCGGCGAAGGGCTTGCCCGCGAGCAGCGGCGCGGAGAACTCGCCGAAGATCTCGGTCACGTCGAAGCTGCCGAACGTGTTGTCCACCGGCGCATCGACCGCGAAGAGCGGCGTGAAGGCCGGCACGATGCCGAGCGGGTCCGGCCGAGGCCGTTCGAGCGGGTCGGCGTAGAACTCGCTCTCCTCCTCGCGGTACTCCAGCCCGAAGGCGAGCCCGACCGGGCCGGCCGGCAAGGAGAAGAGGTCCGAACTGTCGCCCACGATCACGCCGCTGAGCACGGTCTGGGTGATCGTACGCTGGCGGTTGAGATCGGTGGTCACGAAGTCGATCGCCTCCTGGCTCGGCGCGCCGACACCGAACAGGTTCAGCGGCTGGCACAGCCCGGTTCCCGGAGTGAAGGTCAGGAAGCCGCGGAACGGCCCGGCGCTGCGCAGGAACGAGCCGCTCGGCGTGGCCGTGGGGTCGAGTTCGGACCGGCAGACCGGATTGCCCGACCCGTCGAGGACCACGTCGGCAGCGGCATAGTAGCGATCGATCAGGATGTTGCCGGTGGTACGGGTATCGGCCTGGGTCTCGCCGTAGTTGGCATAGACCTCGTAGTCGAACGCGGACTGCCCGATCTGGCCCTCGAAACCGGTGACGATCCGGAAGACCTCGCGGTCTGAGAAGGTGATCGCCGGCCCCATGTCGGTGACGTCGCGGCCCAGCAGGATGTTCACGTCCTCGAGCACGAAGATGCCCGGATTGTCGTTCACGAAGGTGGTGATGGCATTGCGAAGCGGCATCGGGATGAACGGGTTGTCCCACTCGATCACGTGGGAGTCGAAGAAGGCCTGTACGCCCTGCGTGCCGTTATTGATGGTTTCCGAGCTGGAGTATTTCGCCTCGACGAACCAGCGCAGATTCGGCGTGAATTCATAGTTCGAAGTGAAGTGCAGCGTGACGCGCTCGTCGGACGGAAGGATGTCTATCGCATCGCGGCCGGTATAGGTGCCGTCTCCTCCGAACGCGTTCTGCGACCCGGCGATCAGCCCGTCCTGGAAGACGTCGATCGAGCCGGGCGCGCGGCTGACGTGGCAGCCCGCGAACCCGCCGAAACGCTGCAGGATTGTGCCGTTGACCGTCTCGAGACAGTCCTCGATCCCGTTATTGTTGAGATCGAAGATCAGGCCATCGCCGCCCAGGTCGATTCCCGGATAGCTGCTGCCGAAAATGTCCGTCGTCGGCGTACCGGGATAGTAGGCCAGGAATTCGAAGCCGTAGAAGTCGACCCCGATCAGCGAGCCGTAGCTCGACAGGTTGAAGCGGGGAAACGGACCGACCAGGCGGCCCGGCGAGTTGTCCGCCCGCGAGCACAGCGCATCCTTGCCCGCGCCCAGCGTCGTGTCGCCGGGATCGCAGTAGAAGGCGACATCGTCGCCGAGCAGAAGCTGGTCCAGGCCATACTGGTCGATATCGGCCTGCTGGATGAAAAGATTAGGGTGAGGCCAGTCGGTGCCGACGCGATCACCTCGAACGTGCTCGCGGTCGCCCTGCTGGAGATTGTCGCGCTTCTCGTATGTCACGTTGAAGGTGACATTGCCGCGATCGGAATCGAAATTGCGCCCGAGCGTGCCCGAGGCATAATAGGTCGCCGCGTCGCCGTCATCGGCGACGTTGTACTGGGCGCGAAGGTCGGCGCCGTCGAAATCGTCACGCAGGATGAAGTTGACCACGCCGGTCACCGCGTCCGCGCCGTAGACCGCGGAGGCACCCCCGGTGAGAACCTCGACGCGCTGCACGAGCGCTGCGGGAATCGTGTTGACGTCCACGGCAGCCGTTCCGGCCACGCCCGGCACGTGCCGACGCCCGTCGATCAGGGTCAGCGTCCGGTTGGTGCCGAGATTGCGCAGATTCAGCGTCGCGGCGCCGAGCAGGCCTTGCGACCCGGCATTGTCCGCGGTGTTGCTCGAACCGATCAGTG from Marinicauda algicola includes:
- the cysD gene encoding sulfate adenylyltransferase subunit CysD; the encoded protein is MTDEAGTMERAIGAYARRWRERPGRARPLSRHLAQLEAEAIYIMREVAAEFQRPVMLYSIGKDSTVMLHLAMKAFWPSLPPFPFLHIDSLWEFAAMGAFRDALAGKLGLDMRVHVNEEGRAKGIDPFRHGSALHTQVMRTDALLQALDAGRFDAAFGGGRRDEEKSRAKERVFSFRNAHHGWDPRNQRPELWRTYNTRVKPGESIRVFPLSNWTELDIWQYILEEDIPIVPLYLADRRPVVERDGTLLMVDDDRFPLNGETPRMEQVRFRTLGCYPLTGAVRSEARSVEDIVMEMLTARSSERAGRLIDHDEAGSMEKKKREGYF
- a CDS encoding DUF6671 family protein: MGAAPVHPWTGRRVLVATMHGKGAAILPALAGIGLAAEVLELDTDRFGTFTGEVERTGSMLEAARAKARAALDIAAARGAIAIASEGAFGPDPVLGFLPCARELLLVIDAASGREIVQARRSLETNFASLDWPADEARLEAFLSRARFPGHALIVAHADGRFTKGIAGRAGLSEALDPGHRPVRVETDMRAHMNPTRMGEIAALARTLAGALATPCPACGEPGFGFERALAGLACIDCGTPTGLARAELLRCSACGHEAERARRDARTHAEPGECPACNP
- a CDS encoding NADP-dependent isocitrate dehydrogenase; the encoded protein is MNVQTKTDAASSGSVKPVPITVAYGDGIGPEIMEASLRILEAAGAAIAPETIEIGESVYLKGNSAGIEPESWESLRQTGVFYKAPITTPQGGGYKSLNVTVRKSLGMFANVRPCAAMHPFIATKHPGMDVVIVRENEEDLYAGIEHRQTDEVYQCLKLFSRPGTERIVRYAFEYARANGRKKVTCFSKDNIMKLTDGLFHKVFDEVARDYPDLENEHWIIDIGAAKLAANPNQFDVIVMANLYGDILSDVAAEITGSVGLGSSANIGEYCSMFEAIHGSAPRRAGQNVANPTGLLLAGVQMMVHIGQPEVAEKVHNAWLKTIEDGIHTYDIFNEETSTRKVSTSAFADAVIERLGQRPSTLPAQTYEKDKKGPAVPLAVRPRPQKKDLVGIDVFVHWAGQDPDELAGKLKAVDYPDYLELKMITNRGTKVWPSGQPETFKTDHWRCRYMFAETGNRGMVAELITRLARAGIDFIKTEHLYNFDGEPGYSLGQGQ
- a CDS encoding LysR family transcriptional regulator is translated as MSDSLDPDCLRAFAAVARSGSFTRAGETLFRSQSAISLQIRRLEERLGERLFRRSARRVTLTPAGERLNVYATRLLALQEETLAAFRDPDISGVVRLGTPEDFATSHLPGALARFARAYPKVQLEVECDLTLSLVDRFRAGRLDVALIKREPAATLEGHRVWREPLVWVGRDPGALCPAGEAVPLVVNPEPCVYRKRAFDALYRAGRRPRAAYVCGSLAGSLAAVRAGLGITVLPRDMAPPDLATDHGETLPLLDDTEIVLVTAADASASARRLADFLEDELEAQAGTPFAQEKAGA
- a CDS encoding TonB-dependent receptor domain-containing protein; this translates as MSQSFCSGRSLRRALLNSVVPVAVLVSGAAYAQQEDPATPVSDAAEADVQGSPGDRIVVTGSRIARNPNVVAPVPVQSVDAEDITLSGDVNIVDVVNDLPALIGSSNTADNAGSQGLLGAATLNLRNLGTNRTLTLIDGRRHVPGVAGTAAVDVNTIPAALVQRVEVLTGGASAVYGADAVTGVVNFILRDDFDGADLRAQYNVADDGDAATYYASGTLGRNFDSDRGNVTFNVTYEKRDNLQQGDREHVRGDRVGTDWPHPNLFIQQADIDQYGLDQLLLGDDVAFYCDPGDTTLGAGKDALCSRADNSPGRLVGPFPRFNLSSYGSLIGVDFYGFEFLAYYPGTPTTDIFGSSYPGIDLGGDGLIFDLNNNGIEDCLETVNGTILQRFGGFAGCHVSRAPGSIDVFQDGLIAGSQNAFGGDGTYTGRDAIDILPSDERVTLHFTSNYEFTPNLRWFVEAKYSSSETINNGTQGVQAFFDSHVIEWDNPFIPMPLRNAITTFVNDNPGIFVLEDVNILLGRDVTDMGPAITFSDREVFRIVTGFEGQIGQSAFDYEVYANYGETQADTRTTGNILIDRYYAAADVVLDGSGNPVCRSELDPTATPSGSFLRSAGPFRGFLTFTPGTGLCQPLNLFGVGAPSQEAIDFVTTDLNRQRTITQTVLSGVIVGDSSDLFSLPAGPVGLAFGLEYREEESEFYADPLERPRPDPLGIVPAFTPLFAVDAPVDNTFGSFDVTEIFGEFSAPLLAGKPFAEELTLEGAYRYSEYSTLGGTESWNTRLSWAPHQDLRFRGTLSQTVRAPNINELFSPLQATTARPTDPCDAGEINNGTSNRPANCAADGIPSGFTDPLTARISGFTGGNPNLDVETADTRTIGFVFQPSFLEGLTFTLDYYDIEIEDAIAAPGLQQIVNACYDATTFPNQFCDLFSRDRDPASPTFLGFETFTTTQLNFASVQTSGFDYEVVWTFELGDVFAPLDPYGSLALSVVGNHTEKLERFEDPTDATIVNDLLYENGQPADVVNLGARWVWGDLTINWQSRYYGEFLEITPRLEIENVDNFENAWTGEIWRHDISGSYTIDDRVQVYGGVNNVFEEDPILTSVSYPVGVIGREIFVGVNVAY